Proteins co-encoded in one Capnocytophaga ochracea DSM 7271 genomic window:
- a CDS encoding valine--tRNA ligase translates to MTEPKKYNPTDLEEKWYAYWLAHNYFHSTPDERTPYTIVIPPPNVTGVLHMGHMLNNTIQDVLIRRARLKGFNACWVPGTDHASIATEAKVVAKLKEQGIKKSDLTREEFLVHAWEWTHQYGGVILEQLKKLGCSCDWERTKFTMDEELSASVIKVFVDLYNKGQIYRGHRMVNWDPEAKTTLSDEEVIYEERQGFLYYLKYQIEGTNEYLIIATTRPETIFGDTAICINPNDERWQHLKGKKAIVPICNRVIPIIEDEYVDVEFGTGCLKVTPAHDPNDKVLGDKHQLEVIDIFNDDATLNHYGLHYAGKDRFVVRKEIVAELEEKNLLAKKETYTNKVGTSERTKAVIEPRLSDQWFLKMDTLIQPAIKAVLEDESIKLYPKKFENTYRHWVENVRDWNISRQLWWGQQIPAYYYGEGKDQFVVAKTKAEALALAKEKSGNAHLTEADLRQDEDALDTWFSSWLWPMSVFNGILEPNNPEIEYYYPTNDLVTGPDILFFWVTRMIVAGYEYKGERPFSNVYLTGLVRDKQRRKMSKSLGNSPDALKLISDYGADGVRVGLLLSSAAGNDLLFDEALCQQGKGFGNKLWNAFQLVKGWQVDSSVAQPTAAQLALQWFEAKFNAVLTEVEDHFEKYRISDALMAIYKLAWDDFCAWLLEMVKPEYGKPMDKATYEGVVAAFENLLKLLHPFMPFLTEEIWQSLAPRTPEQALIVATYPTVQPYDEKLLAEFDFAAEVIAGIRTVRKEKNIPFKTPLSLSVLNKEQMSNRFDVVLSKMGGLEAITEVSTAIEGAMSFRVKANEYFIPMEGAVNVEEELKKLQEELTYTQGFLASVRKKLSNEKFVNSAPAQVVDNERKKEADALAKIETLEKAIKAINN, encoded by the coding sequence ATGACAGAACCCAAAAAATACAACCCTACTGATTTAGAAGAAAAATGGTATGCCTATTGGCTTGCCCACAACTATTTTCACTCAACCCCCGATGAGCGTACACCCTATACCATTGTGATTCCACCCCCTAACGTTACAGGGGTGCTCCATATGGGGCATATGCTCAACAACACCATTCAAGATGTACTTATTCGTCGTGCACGCCTCAAAGGCTTCAACGCTTGCTGGGTACCAGGTACTGACCACGCTTCGATTGCAACAGAAGCCAAAGTGGTGGCAAAACTCAAAGAACAAGGCATTAAGAAATCCGACCTCACTCGCGAAGAGTTCCTTGTACACGCGTGGGAATGGACACACCAATACGGTGGGGTGATTCTCGAACAACTCAAAAAATTGGGTTGCTCTTGCGACTGGGAACGCACTAAATTCACTATGGACGAGGAACTTTCGGCTTCGGTTATCAAAGTGTTTGTGGATTTGTACAACAAAGGACAAATATACCGCGGTCACCGTATGGTGAACTGGGATCCAGAGGCGAAAACCACCCTTTCTGACGAGGAGGTGATTTATGAAGAACGTCAAGGATTTTTATATTATTTGAAATATCAAATTGAAGGCACTAATGAGTACCTTATAATCGCTACAACGCGCCCTGAAACCATTTTTGGCGATACGGCTATCTGCATCAACCCTAACGATGAGCGTTGGCAACACCTCAAGGGCAAAAAAGCGATTGTGCCTATCTGCAACCGCGTGATTCCGATTATCGAAGATGAGTACGTAGATGTAGAGTTTGGTACAGGTTGCCTGAAAGTAACCCCTGCACACGACCCTAACGACAAGGTTTTGGGCGACAAACATCAGTTGGAAGTAATTGATATTTTCAATGATGATGCAACTCTTAATCACTATGGTTTGCACTATGCGGGCAAAGACCGCTTTGTAGTGCGCAAAGAGATAGTAGCCGAATTAGAAGAAAAAAACTTACTCGCTAAAAAAGAGACCTATACTAACAAAGTGGGGACATCTGAGCGTACCAAAGCCGTGATAGAACCCCGCCTTTCTGACCAGTGGTTCCTAAAAATGGACACCCTTATCCAGCCAGCTATCAAGGCGGTATTGGAAGACGAAAGCATCAAACTATATCCTAAGAAATTCGAAAATACTTATCGCCATTGGGTAGAGAATGTACGCGATTGGAATATCTCACGCCAATTGTGGTGGGGACAACAAATTCCTGCTTACTACTACGGCGAGGGTAAAGACCAATTTGTAGTAGCCAAAACTAAGGCAGAAGCCCTCGCTTTGGCTAAAGAAAAGAGCGGCAATGCACATCTTACTGAAGCCGATTTGCGACAAGATGAAGATGCTCTCGATACTTGGTTCTCGTCTTGGTTATGGCCAATGAGTGTTTTCAACGGTATTTTAGAGCCTAATAATCCTGAAATCGAGTATTATTACCCAACCAACGATTTGGTAACAGGACCTGATATCCTTTTCTTCTGGGTAACCCGAATGATAGTAGCAGGTTATGAGTACAAAGGTGAGCGTCCGTTTAGCAATGTGTATCTTACCGGATTGGTACGCGACAAGCAACGTCGCAAGATGTCTAAATCCTTAGGTAACTCGCCCGATGCGCTCAAACTCATCTCCGATTACGGTGCTGATGGCGTGCGCGTGGGGCTCTTGCTCTCATCGGCAGCAGGTAATGACTTACTGTTTGATGAAGCCCTTTGTCAACAAGGAAAAGGATTTGGCAACAAATTGTGGAATGCCTTCCAATTGGTAAAAGGCTGGCAAGTGGATAGCTCGGTAGCACAACCTACAGCTGCTCAGCTCGCTTTGCAATGGTTTGAAGCGAAGTTCAACGCGGTACTCACCGAAGTAGAAGACCATTTTGAGAAATATCGCATCTCCGATGCTCTAATGGCAATCTATAAACTCGCCTGGGACGACTTCTGCGCGTGGCTTTTGGAAATGGTAAAACCTGAATACGGCAAACCAATGGACAAAGCAACTTACGAGGGAGTGGTAGCAGCTTTTGAGAATTTACTAAAACTCCTCCACCCCTTTATGCCTTTCCTCACCGAAGAAATATGGCAAAGTTTAGCCCCTCGTACCCCTGAACAAGCCCTTATCGTGGCTACCTACCCTACCGTACAGCCGTACGACGAAAAACTATTGGCAGAATTTGATTTTGCTGCCGAAGTGATAGCAGGTATCCGCACGGTGCGCAAAGAGAAGAATATACCTTTCAAAACACCGCTTAGCCTTTCAGTATTAAACAAAGAGCAAATGAGCAATCGTTTTGATGTGGTACTTAGCAAAATGGGCGGACTTGAGGCTATTACCGAAGTAAGTACAGCCATAGAAGGCGCAATGTCTTTCCGCGTAAAAGCTAATGAATACTTTATTCCAATGGAAGGCGCGGTGAATGTAGAAGAGGAACTCAAAAAACTACAAGAGGAACTCACCTATACACAAGGCTTTTTAGCATCGGTACGCAAGAAACTTTCTAATGAGAAATTCGTAAATTCAGCGCCTGCCCAAGTAGTAGACAACGAGCGCAAAAAAGAAGCTGATGCGTTAGCAAAAATTGAAACACTTGAAAAAGCAATAAAAGCAATTAACAATTGA
- a CDS encoding exonuclease SbcCD subunit D, with amino-acid sequence MNLLHTADWHLGQTFYQYDRYNEHQYFLDNLLQIIEEQHTDVLLISGDVFDTANPAVASVKQFYHFLHQATERFPQLQIIAIAGNHDSPVRLEMPQPLLEDTQVHLVGYVKRNEQREIDYKRLIIPLYERGEVMAYCLAVPFLRLGDTPKNEDTNPDYTQGVEAFYREITEKALAIAKGKPLIAMGHLHALGAELSDEDTAERPIIGGMEGFKPTSFPNVLQYIALGHIHKAQTLGGKAHIRYSGSPIPLSFSEKDYQHQVVAFSLEEGRVQDIKTVPIPLHTPMLSVPERPLPVKEVLNALASLPKGTTHTPAPYLEVKVLLNEPAPELKNSILKAIAHKHVRLARIDVRYQQQQNTKKETLQKEITLNDLQPYEVLQRVYQNKFQKELPEFYKPLFDEAMEKATD; translated from the coding sequence ATGAACTTGCTACATACTGCCGATTGGCACTTAGGACAAACGTTTTACCAATACGACCGCTATAACGAACATCAATATTTCTTAGATAATCTTTTGCAAATTATTGAAGAACAACATACTGATGTTTTACTTATCAGTGGTGATGTGTTTGATACTGCTAACCCTGCAGTGGCATCGGTAAAGCAGTTTTATCATTTTCTTCATCAAGCAACTGAGCGTTTCCCCCAACTGCAAATTATAGCTATTGCGGGTAATCACGATTCGCCTGTACGCCTTGAAATGCCCCAACCACTCTTGGAAGATACACAAGTGCATTTGGTGGGATATGTGAAAAGAAATGAACAGAGAGAGATAGATTACAAACGTCTTATTATTCCGCTTTACGAAAGAGGGGAAGTAATGGCTTACTGCCTTGCTGTGCCTTTTCTCCGCTTAGGGGATACTCCTAAAAATGAAGATACTAACCCCGATTATACTCAAGGGGTGGAGGCTTTCTACCGCGAAATTACGGAAAAGGCTTTAGCCATTGCCAAAGGAAAACCGCTGATTGCTATGGGACATCTGCACGCTTTGGGAGCAGAACTCAGCGATGAGGACACGGCTGAGCGTCCTATTATTGGGGGAATGGAAGGCTTCAAACCAACGAGCTTTCCTAACGTGTTACAATACATTGCTTTGGGACATATTCACAAAGCTCAAACCTTAGGTGGTAAAGCTCATATACGCTACTCGGGAAGTCCTATACCCTTATCATTTTCAGAAAAGGATTATCAGCATCAAGTGGTGGCTTTTTCATTAGAAGAAGGACGTGTACAGGATATTAAAACGGTGCCTATTCCGTTGCATACTCCTATGTTAAGCGTGCCTGAACGACCACTACCGGTTAAAGAAGTACTGAATGCTTTGGCTTCTTTGCCTAAGGGAACTACTCATACTCCTGCTCCTTATTTAGAAGTAAAAGTATTACTAAACGAACCTGCTCCTGAACTCAAAAACAGCATACTGAAAGCTATCGCTCATAAACACGTACGCTTGGCGCGTATAGATGTGCGCTACCAACAGCAACAAAACACTAAAAAGGAAACTTTGCAAAAGGAAATTACTTTAAACGACCTGCAACCTTATGAGGTACTACAAAGGGTTTACCAAAATAAATTCCAAAAAGAACTGCCTGAATTCTATAAACCTTTGTTTGATGAAGCAATGGAGAAAGCGACTGATTAA
- a CDS encoding gamma carbonic anhydrase family protein has translation MLVKKVNGKQPTFGEGCFFAENATLTGDVHLGDHCTVWYNAVIRGDVNTICIGDDTNIQDGVVIHATYQTHPTTIGNRVSIGHNAIVHGCTIEDDVLIGMGSIVMDGCVVESHSIVAAGAVVPPNTHIEKGSLYAGVPAKKLKNITDEQRTLIERTALNYPKYASWIEK, from the coding sequence ATGTTAGTCAAGAAAGTTAACGGAAAGCAACCTACCTTTGGGGAAGGTTGCTTTTTTGCTGAAAATGCTACCCTTACCGGTGATGTGCACTTAGGCGACCACTGTACCGTGTGGTATAATGCGGTTATTCGTGGCGATGTAAACACTATTTGCATAGGTGATGACACCAATATCCAAGATGGTGTAGTGATTCACGCTACCTATCAAACACACCCCACAACCATTGGCAATCGCGTCTCCATAGGGCATAACGCTATCGTACACGGCTGTACTATCGAAGATGATGTGCTTATAGGTATGGGAAGCATCGTAATGGACGGATGTGTGGTAGAAAGCCATAGCATTGTAGCTGCTGGAGCCGTAGTACCTCCTAATACCCATATAGAAAAAGGGAGCCTCTATGCTGGCGTTCCTGCTAAAAAACTCAAAAATATTACCGATGAACAGAGGACTCTCATCGAGCGAACTGCCCTAAACTATCCTAAATATGCAAGTTGGATAGAAAAATAG
- a CDS encoding type II toxin-antitoxin system RelE/ParE family toxin, which yields MKVKWTQEAERNYNDTLDYWDERNGSFSYSDKITKALIDLEKEISIDPYALSYYNKDLNIYRRTILKGKFLVYYKVDKEKNIIEIRHFRSSKQKPLF from the coding sequence ATGAAAGTAAAGTGGACTCAAGAAGCTGAAAGAAATTATAACGATACACTTGATTATTGGGACGAAAGAAATGGTAGTTTTTCTTATTCCGATAAAATTACTAAGGCTTTGATAGATTTAGAAAAGGAGATTTCAATAGATCCGTATGCATTATCGTATTATAACAAAGACCTAAATATTTATAGGCGAACTATTCTAAAAGGAAAATTTCTTGTTTATTACAAAGTTGATAAAGAAAAAAATATAATAGAAATACGCCATTTTAGAAGTTCTAAACAGAAACCTTTGTTCTAA
- a CDS encoding acyl-CoA--6-aminopenicillanic acid acyl-transferase yields the protein MKKLLLLTFYLLLTSCGIFYKKITPPEVTYPYQKPQITVLNDTLRYFQDNYIAKNQQGLWELYLSGNPYQLGLNSGALTEPLYHRQDSLLFVKLNQFVPSQRKQRFLRKFVKWFNRDINNCVIPPFRQELWGQAQYSDTIFNYIAPVYQRTLYLHSAHDLGHALQDLMLVGCSSLAVWGDKTEDGQLLIGRNFDFYLSDDFATEKIVRFVRPEEGIPFMSYAWGGMIGVLSGMNLEGLTVTINAGKSSIPLKARTPISLLCREILQYAKNIDEAIAIAKKRKVFVSEAIMVGSATDGKAVIIEVSPKKFGVYEAPNAVLCANHFQSEVYKKDKKNLKQIRTSHSAYRYAKMQEFLTEEPKLTPSKIATLLRSTEGLHADSIGYGNEKALNQLLAHHAVIFKPQERLVWVSTAPYQLGTFVAYDLKQIFATKAYPSHSPYPQTSLNIPPDPFMYTQAFKDYEAYRVLEQQIETHLREHTPIVIDEVKPITSLNPHYWKAYYLLGRAYQTQGNKETAHQLFQKALQCEIPYSEEREKIQKLVNKN from the coding sequence ATGAAAAAACTCTTACTTCTTACTTTTTACCTCCTGCTCACCTCTTGCGGTATTTTCTACAAGAAAATCACTCCGCCTGAGGTAACCTATCCGTACCAGAAACCTCAAATTACCGTACTAAATGATACGTTGCGGTATTTTCAGGATAACTATATTGCGAAAAATCAACAAGGCTTGTGGGAGCTCTACCTTTCAGGAAATCCGTATCAGTTAGGGCTCAATTCGGGCGCACTTACTGAGCCTTTGTACCACCGTCAGGACAGTCTGCTCTTTGTCAAACTCAATCAGTTTGTGCCTTCACAACGCAAACAGCGTTTTTTGCGCAAGTTCGTCAAGTGGTTCAATCGAGATATCAATAATTGTGTGATACCCCCCTTCCGGCAAGAACTCTGGGGACAAGCGCAGTACTCCGATACGATTTTCAACTACATAGCCCCTGTTTATCAGCGTACCCTTTACCTGCATTCGGCTCACGATTTAGGGCACGCTTTGCAAGATTTGATGCTCGTAGGCTGTTCTTCGTTAGCGGTTTGGGGCGATAAAACCGAAGATGGTCAACTCCTCATAGGACGCAATTTCGATTTTTATCTCTCCGATGACTTTGCTACTGAAAAAATAGTGCGATTTGTGCGCCCTGAGGAAGGTATTCCTTTTATGAGTTACGCTTGGGGCGGAATGATAGGTGTGCTCTCGGGTATGAACCTCGAAGGTCTTACGGTTACTATCAATGCGGGAAAGTCGTCTATTCCGCTGAAAGCTCGCACCCCTATTTCGCTCCTCTGCCGTGAAATCTTGCAGTATGCCAAAAATATCGATGAGGCGATTGCCATTGCTAAAAAGCGAAAGGTATTCGTGTCCGAAGCTATAATGGTGGGGAGTGCTACCGACGGCAAAGCAGTAATCATCGAGGTATCACCCAAAAAGTTTGGGGTGTACGAAGCTCCTAATGCAGTGCTTTGCGCCAATCATTTCCAAAGTGAAGTGTACAAGAAAGATAAGAAGAATCTCAAACAGATACGCACTTCGCATTCAGCGTATAGATATGCCAAAATGCAGGAGTTCCTAACAGAAGAACCTAAGCTGACCCCTTCTAAAATAGCTACACTCCTCCGCAGTACCGAAGGCTTACACGCCGACTCCATAGGCTATGGCAATGAGAAAGCGCTCAACCAGCTATTGGCACATCACGCAGTAATTTTTAAACCTCAAGAACGCTTGGTATGGGTATCGACAGCTCCTTATCAGTTGGGCACTTTTGTAGCCTATGATTTGAAGCAGATATTTGCTACCAAAGCTTACCCGTCGCATAGCCCTTATCCTCAAACTTCCTTAAATATTCCGCCCGACCCTTTTATGTACACCCAAGCGTTTAAGGATTACGAAGCGTATAGGGTATTAGAGCAACAGATAGAAACACATTTGCGCGAACATACCCCTATTGTAATAGACGAAGTAAAGCCCATAACAAGTCTCAACCCGCATTATTGGAAAGCCTATTATTTATTAGGGCGAGCTTATCAAACACAAGGTAACAAAGAAACCGCACACCAACTCTTCCAAAAAGCCCTCCAATGCGAAATACCGTATAGTGAAGAACGAGAGAAGATTCAAAAGTTAGTCAATAAAAATTAG
- a CDS encoding 2,3,4,5-tetrahydropyridine-2,6-dicarboxylate N-succinyltransferase, with amino-acid sequence MEHLKQMIDEAWENRSLLREEIVQQTIREVIHLLDLGKLRVAEPTADGWKVNEWVKKAVVLYFPIQNMKPVEVGIFEFHDKIPLKHNYDEKGVRVVPPAVARRGAFIAKGAILMPSYVNIGAYVDEGTMVDTWATVGSCAQIGKHVHLSGGVGVGGVLEPLQAAPVIVEDGAFIGSRCILVEGVRVGKEAVLGANVVLTASTKIIDVTGNEPKELKGYVPERSVVIPGSYTKHFPAGDYQVPCALIIGQRKASTDKKTSLNDALREYGVSV; translated from the coding sequence ATGGAACACTTAAAACAAATGATAGATGAGGCGTGGGAGAATCGCTCTCTGCTTCGTGAGGAAATTGTACAGCAAACCATTAGAGAGGTGATTCACCTCTTGGATTTAGGTAAATTGCGAGTGGCAGAGCCTACTGCCGATGGCTGGAAAGTAAACGAATGGGTGAAAAAAGCTGTTGTGCTTTACTTCCCTATCCAAAATATGAAACCCGTAGAGGTAGGTATCTTTGAGTTTCACGATAAGATTCCGCTCAAACACAACTACGATGAGAAAGGGGTGCGCGTAGTACCTCCTGCTGTAGCACGCCGTGGCGCTTTTATTGCTAAAGGCGCTATACTGATGCCCAGCTATGTGAATATAGGGGCGTATGTAGATGAAGGTACAATGGTAGATACGTGGGCTACTGTGGGTAGTTGCGCTCAAATAGGCAAGCACGTGCACCTGAGTGGTGGCGTAGGTGTAGGAGGTGTATTAGAACCCTTGCAAGCAGCTCCCGTGATAGTAGAAGACGGAGCTTTCATCGGGTCGCGTTGTATCTTGGTAGAAGGAGTACGCGTAGGCAAAGAAGCGGTACTTGGTGCTAATGTAGTGCTTACAGCCTCTACTAAAATCATTGATGTAACGGGCAATGAACCTAAAGAACTGAAAGGCTATGTACCTGAACGTTCGGTAGTGATTCCTGGTAGTTACACCAAGCACTTCCCAGCAGGTGATTACCAAGTGCCTTGTGCCCTTATCATCGGGCAGCGTAAAGCCTCAACCGACAAGAAAACTTCACTAAACGATGCCCTTAGAGAATATGGAGTTTCTGTATAA
- a CDS encoding porin family protein — translation MKKIIVAVMLMFFSAKTFAQSDFPQHQVNLNILNVIWLASVELGYEHYIAPNQSIEGTIFFNDRFSVFPRKEGEKYRATSIQIGYNYYFEEDGGTGLYVNPFIKQRFGTFSEDGVKTRLDSFILGVGAGYQWNLDDTFIIAPFANIARNFGKQVNENKKFWAIEPNFGIKIGYKF, via the coding sequence ATGAAAAAAATTATTGTAGCTGTAATGCTTATGTTTTTCTCAGCAAAAACATTTGCCCAAAGTGATTTTCCTCAACATCAAGTAAACTTGAATATCTTGAATGTTATATGGTTAGCTTCTGTAGAGTTAGGTTATGAACATTACATAGCTCCTAATCAGTCTATTGAAGGAACTATTTTCTTTAACGACCGCTTTTCTGTATTCCCTAGAAAAGAAGGAGAGAAGTACAGAGCTACTAGTATTCAAATAGGATATAACTATTATTTTGAAGAAGACGGAGGTACAGGGCTCTATGTAAATCCTTTTATCAAACAACGCTTTGGAACATTCTCTGAAGATGGAGTAAAAACTCGTTTGGATAGTTTTATCTTAGGTGTAGGGGCAGGTTACCAATGGAATCTCGACGATACCTTTATCATCGCTCCTTTTGCAAATATTGCACGAAACTTTGGTAAACAAGTTAATGAAAATAAGAAGTTCTGGGCTATCGAACCTAACTTTGGTATTAAGATAGGATATAAATTCTAA
- a CDS encoding DUF3820 family protein: MNSEILKEIITTPMPYGKYKGTMIADLPSYYLEWFSTQGFPKGKLGMLLATTFEIKTNGLQEIIDKLKEYVSQES, translated from the coding sequence ATGAACTCCGAAATTCTCAAAGAAATCATCACTACTCCTATGCCTTATGGCAAGTACAAGGGTACTATGATTGCTGATTTACCTTCCTATTACCTCGAGTGGTTTAGCACCCAAGGATTTCCCAAAGGAAAATTAGGAATGTTATTGGCTACTACTTTCGAGATAAAAACTAATGGTCTACAAGAGATAATAGATAAACTAAAAGAATATGTTAGTCAAGAAAGTTAA
- a CDS encoding THUMP domain-containing class I SAM-dependent RNA methyltransferase, with amino-acid sequence MENNYKMVAKTFFGFEDILADELRNLGAMHITKGVRSVQFEGDKGFMYKANLCLRTALKILKPIASFYVRSEKEYYQKLYDFNWQTYLRVDQTFAVTATLQTELFNHSQYVALKAKDAIADAFRNATGRRPNVDVLHPDLEIHIHIQRNEVIVSLDSSGNSLHQRGYRTATNIAPINEVLAAGILLLSGWQGQCDFLDPMCGSGTFLIEAAMIACNIPANVHRKEFAFERWNDFDEDLFNLIFGSCIKKIREFHHQIIGYDKAPSAVAKAKDNLKNADLSEYIQVFQKDFFATEKEDKQQPLHMVFNPPYNERLQTDVEQLYSSIGNTLKHHYPNTDAWFITSNLEGIKYVGLRPSRKIKLFNGKLESRLLQYKMYEGSKKAKKQAEE; translated from the coding sequence ATGGAAAATAATTATAAAATGGTAGCCAAAACTTTCTTTGGCTTTGAAGATATTTTAGCTGATGAATTGCGCAATTTAGGGGCTATGCACATAACCAAAGGCGTTCGCAGTGTACAGTTCGAAGGTGATAAAGGCTTTATGTATAAGGCGAACCTCTGCTTGCGTACCGCTTTAAAAATACTGAAACCTATTGCTTCTTTTTATGTGCGTAGTGAGAAAGAATATTACCAAAAACTCTATGACTTCAATTGGCAAACCTACCTAAGAGTAGACCAGACCTTCGCTGTTACAGCCACCTTACAAACCGAACTTTTTAATCACTCTCAATACGTGGCTTTAAAAGCCAAAGATGCCATTGCTGATGCTTTTCGCAATGCCACAGGTCGTCGTCCCAATGTAGATGTACTACACCCCGATTTGGAGATACATATTCATATTCAGCGCAACGAAGTAATTGTGTCACTCGATAGTTCGGGCAATTCCCTGCATCAGCGCGGGTATCGTACAGCTACCAATATAGCTCCTATCAACGAGGTGCTCGCTGCTGGTATCCTACTACTCAGCGGTTGGCAAGGGCAGTGTGATTTCTTAGATCCTATGTGTGGTAGTGGTACTTTTTTGATAGAAGCAGCTATGATAGCTTGTAATATTCCAGCCAATGTACACCGTAAAGAGTTCGCTTTTGAACGTTGGAACGATTTTGATGAAGACCTCTTTAATCTTATCTTTGGCAGTTGTATTAAAAAAATACGAGAGTTTCACCACCAAATTATAGGATATGATAAAGCACCGTCAGCAGTAGCCAAAGCCAAAGATAACTTAAAAAACGCCGACCTATCTGAGTACATTCAAGTATTCCAAAAAGACTTTTTTGCTACTGAAAAAGAAGATAAACAGCAACCATTACATATGGTGTTCAATCCTCCTTACAATGAGCGCCTACAAACCGATGTAGAACAGCTTTACTCATCGATAGGCAACACTCTTAAACATCATTACCCCAATACCGATGCGTGGTTTATCACTTCTAATTTAGAAGGTATAAAATATGTAGGATTGCGTCCTTCACGAAAAATAAAGCTCTTTAATGGTAAATTAGAAAGCCGATTGTTACAATATAAGATGTACGAAGGAAGTAAGAAAGCTAAAAAACAAGCCGAAGAGTAA
- the bioB gene encoding biotin synthase BioB, whose protein sequence is MCENQHTCGCSNAETRHNWTKEEIMAIYNKPLMELLYEAATVHRKYHDPNSVQVSTLLSIKTGGCSEDCAYCPQSARYETEVKIENADMMSVTHVKAQALRAKSAGASRVCMGAAWRNVKDGPEFEQVLEMVRTINKLDMEVCCTLGMLTENQAQRLAEAGLYAYNHNLDTSEEYYKEIISTRSYDDRLKTIDNVRKTNITVCSGGIIGMGESLEDRAGMLVALSTLNPQPESVPINALVPVEGTPLEDCEPVDIFEMVRMVATARIVMPQSQVRLSAGRTQMSQEGQALCFFAGANSIFAGDKLLTTPNPDINEDMQMLGVLGMRIQKPFETHPQPQTVEAEDSQYHSLGENPKWTRPNHKIERNEGKRVRATH, encoded by the coding sequence ATGTGCGAAAATCAACATACGTGTGGCTGTAGCAATGCCGAAACCCGTCATAATTGGACGAAAGAAGAAATAATGGCTATTTACAATAAGCCCCTAATGGAGTTGCTCTACGAAGCCGCTACCGTGCACCGTAAATATCACGACCCTAACTCGGTACAAGTCTCTACACTACTCTCTATTAAAACCGGAGGTTGCTCCGAAGACTGTGCTTACTGTCCGCAATCGGCGCGTTACGAAACCGAAGTAAAAATAGAAAACGCCGATATGATGAGTGTTACTCACGTAAAAGCCCAAGCCCTTCGTGCTAAATCAGCAGGAGCTTCACGTGTGTGTATGGGGGCAGCGTGGCGTAACGTAAAAGATGGTCCCGAATTTGAACAGGTGCTCGAAATGGTGCGTACTATCAATAAGCTGGATATGGAAGTGTGCTGTACACTCGGTATGCTTACCGAAAACCAAGCCCAACGTTTGGCGGAAGCAGGCTTGTACGCTTACAATCACAACCTCGATACGTCAGAAGAATACTACAAAGAAATCATTTCTACCCGTAGTTATGACGACCGCCTCAAAACGATTGACAACGTGCGCAAAACCAATATCACTGTGTGCAGTGGAGGGATTATTGGTATGGGTGAATCACTCGAAGACCGCGCCGGAATGCTCGTAGCGCTCTCAACGCTCAATCCACAACCCGAGTCAGTGCCTATCAATGCCTTAGTGCCCGTAGAAGGAACACCTTTGGAAGACTGTGAGCCCGTAGATATCTTCGAGATGGTGCGTATGGTAGCCACCGCGCGTATCGTGATGCCACAATCGCAAGTGCGCCTTTCCGCAGGTCGTACCCAAATGAGCCAAGAAGGACAAGCTCTCTGTTTCTTTGCGGGAGCCAACTCTATCTTCGCAGGCGATAAGCTCCTCACCACTCCTAACCCCGATATCAATGAGGATATGCAAATGCTCGGTGTACTTGGTATGCGTATTCAGAAACCTTTTGAAACGCATCCACAGCCTCAAACGGTAGAAGCAGAAGATTCTCAATATCACTCCTTAGGTGAAAACCCTAAATGGACGCGCCCTAACCATAAAATAGAGCGCAACGAAGGAAAAAGAGTACGAGCTACACACTAA